In the genome of Desulfallas thermosapovorans DSM 6562, the window GCCGGGCGCCAATACCGCCTCAATCCCCAACTCCCGCGCCTTTACAAAATCAGTGCCCCCGGGAGCAGAAGCAAGGTCGATAATCAGGGTTGCCAAGGGCAGCCTTTGTAGTAAATCCTCATTAATAACCGGTGCGGGTACGGTATTGAATATTACATCAACGTCTTTCAAATAATCAGCTAGCTCTTTAAAATGGAGCGCCTTTAGTCCCATAGCCGTCGCTCTGGCCAACTGCGCGGGATCCCGGGCCACCACCGTGGTATCAGCATGCATGGCCGATAACAACTGGGCTAATGTTTGCCCGGTGCGGCCAAAACCCAATACCATTGCACAACTACCATGGATAGTGATGGGCAGCCTCTCCATAGCCATCTGCACGGCTCCTTCAGCGGAAGGAATCGAGTTGAGAATAGCCACCTCATCAAGACTCATTAACTCCACAAGTTCCAGATCATTTTTTATCAGCAGCTCGCGCAACGGTTTTCTGGCCATTCCTACTAAAACAGGTGTACCGGCTAGTAATTGTGAGAGCAGTTCCCCGGTTATTTTCGGCCTGGGTTCCAGGTATGCCGAGTGCAGCTCCATGTGTTCATTAACCCCGGGAACCGGTAATATTAAGGCCTGCACTCCGGCCAGGCATTCCTCCGGCTCCAGACAGGGGACAATATTGGGCTTTTCCACGGGTAACCCCAAAGTTTTAACGGTTGCCCCGGCATTGGCAAGTTGCTGTACCAGGATAACCTCTCTGGCATCGCCGCCCATTACGGCCACCGTCAGGCCTGTCAAAATCTGCATGGCCGACAAACCCTCCTCCAACCTCTTGTACTTACACCAATATATGAAGCGCCGG includes:
- the dpsA gene encoding dipicolinate synthase subunit DpsA — encoded protein: MQILTGLTVAVMGGDAREVILVQQLANAGATVKTLGLPVEKPNIVPCLEPEECLAGVQALILPVPGVNEHMELHSAYLEPRPKITGELLSQLLAGTPVLVGMARKPLRELLIKNDLELVELMSLDEVAILNSIPSAEGAVQMAMERLPITIHGSCAMVLGFGRTGQTLAQLLSAMHADTTVVARDPAQLARATAMGLKALHFKELADYLKDVDVIFNTVPAPVINEDLLQRLPLATLIIDLASAPGGTDFVKARELGIEAVLAPGLPGKVAPKTAGMILARVVPGILLQKIGH